CCTGTCAAACTTGGGAGGTAAGTTTCACTTGTACAttctcttttttatacttttgggAGGTAAAGTTTCAGTTGTACATCattttttgttatgtttatAACAAGAGCTGGTTGGTGGATAAAGATGTGTATGTTGCAGAGTTAGGAGGCTTAGGAAACTATCCAGGCTCTCCTTTTCTTCCATCTGATTCAGAGATTTTGCTTGATTCTCCTGACCGTGAGGACATAGGTGAACTACTACTACTAACTGGTCTCTTGAAACATTTCAGTAGAAAACCAAACCGGAACTGAAACAGAGTCAAACTGAACTAGTTTCTGTTCTtgtttggttatatatatatagtgttatGATCATCATCTATTTTATTGTAATTACTCATCTaactttttcttcatttcttgTTTTGCTTTGCATATCAAATAGAGGAGTTTTTCGTGGACTCGGTGCCTGGACCTCCTTGTTCTAATTCAGACGAAGAGAAGCTTTGAATTGAGATGGAGACGGCCTTATATAATAAAAGTCTTCTTCAGAGAACCACCaagcattgttttttttataatttaaataacacatataactattattgttattataaaCTAAAGTATTTATGAATAAGAGGGTTAGAATGAACCTAAAATAGGATGTACAACAAGTTATCAGCAGCATCAGAGTTTTCTTTATTATTCGATGTTTACAATAACACATGCTTTACACTAAGTCACTGCTTTCATTTCGCATCTCCTCACGAGTTTCTTGAGTTTTTAGTACCTAGCGGGTTATTATAGCCAGGACCTCCTCGCTTGGCGTACAAGGAACCAGCTGCTGATACATGACAAGGCAAAGAGACGGTTGAAGCTTTGCGTTACTGAATAGGTATCCACTTTGTCATTTTCGATTCTgccaaaacaaaagatagatagatatacatgagattttacaaggaaatgaCAGAGATGATGGTAACGAGAGTGTGGACTTTACTTGAATGGGGGAGTCTGAAGCATTTCTCTAGTGGAATGTTGTTCTCTTGATCCTTTTGAGTTTGCGAAGAACACTGTTAGTTCCGTGGATTGAAGAGAATTGCATTGCTGCTGGATGTAACAATTACATTCGTTATTTTAACAACACAAGTCGTTATGACAAGCAGGCATCTACACGCGAGTCTGTCTGAATCTGGAATAAAgtctaaaattttcatttttttaaataacaaaacgttgttttgtgagagagagagaagaagaagaagaagaaggctaaCCGGAGTGAGGGAATCAGTTAGGAACTCGGCGGCGTAGGAATCAACGCCGACGATGGTAAGTGAGTGGTGACATTTCTGGCAGACCCATTTAGGAAAGGCTCTAGCTTTATCTTGATTCCCCTCTTTCCTCATCTGCAGTGATGAAAGAAAGCTGGGTTACAAAATAAGTTTTCATTTCCTTTGTTAACAACAAGCACCAGTGGTCTAGTGGTAGAATAGTACCCTGCCACGGTacagacccgggttcgattcccggcTGGTGCAATTATTTTGCCTTGCAACTTTTTTGATAGTTTATTGGGCTTTACTGTAGAACTTTTGAAGCCCAACAACATCAGCAGTCCTGATAGATTCTCTGGTCCAAGACTTGAGGTGGAAGTAATACAAGGCCACAAGGGTTTCAATGTGAAATACATAAGAGAATGATTTCAAGAGGAACATCAGAGTTGGGACAGTTCCAATAAGATTGTAGTCCCCAGCTTCCATCTTTTTTTTAGTTACTGCAGAGTCTAATACATTAACATCAATTCCTTGAGTTAATAAACGCCCTCTACCATCACAGCTAGTACTGAAGTCACAGACAGGGAAACAACGAACAAGCtgtaaaataagataaaaacaatatatgatTGCAGCATCCATTCTATCTATGGTTCCTTCCCTTGGAACTTTCAGCTGACCACTCAAACTCTCAGCAATTACAGGGTCTAAAACCAGAGGATATGATCAGAAAATGAAGTACACTTCAAAGACAAACATCTAAACAGTAATCAATATATTCTATAGATTGAGAGAGTTTGCCACAATGGCTTGACGGTAATATGACTTTTTCTCCTATATAAATAAATCAGTTTATAATATAATGTGTagaatatattttcaatcatataaattagttattttcAAACACCAATGCCTAATACATGAATAAGAAAAAGAATCCATCGACCTAGAAACCGTCAATacaaaagcaaaagcaaaaaaaaaaaaaaaaaaaaacctcttttGACAAGGGTCGGTCACATCATGAGGTGTTCTTTGTTAGGCAATCTTCTGAAGAAGTTCTTGAAGGCAGAGGGCAGATCCAACCGATTAAACGTGAAGTTAACCCATTTAAAAACAAAGACGGTAATGAAAACCTTAACCAGAGACTCCAACGAAAAATAGTAATAGACGAGCAAGACCGGGTAAAGCAGGGCCAGGACGCAAATCAACACGACTGCATTGCTCGTACATAACACCCAAAGCGCGTGAAACCTTTCGAACTGCGACGCAGCTTCCCCCGAAAACACCATCACCTCCGCACCCATAGCTTTCAACCTATCGTACCTCATCTTGAGAACCGCCGGGTCGACAGCCGACGTCGCGTCGAACTCCTCGGCTACCTCGTCAAGCGCCTGCGTGTCGTCGAGTTTCTCGAGCCTCGAGAGCTTCACGTCGAATAGAACCAAAGGAGGAGGAGGACCAGTACCATTCCTCGTCTTGTAATATTCCACCAAGACCTTGATCATTACGTAAACACTGAATGACACGAGGCAGTATGGATATAGATAAACCACCAACCCCAGCGTTAACGGCGGCAGCAAccaaagaacacaaaaacagaCAGCAAACGTGATCCACTTCGGAGTGTTATCTGTCGTGGACCTGACCTCTGCATCTAACCGACCATACTTGCTTGAGAGCCACGTATAGAAGTCATAAAGCCTTGCGACATTAGCTTTGGTTTTTCTCATACTGAAGTTATTATTCTTCGGCGACAACATATCCTTAACGACTTCAGTTCTCAATGGCGGCTCAGTTCTCGCCAGGTTCTGACAGTTCACACCGACAGCTAACTCTCGCAGTTGGTCGGTCTGTGGAAACCCTAGTGGAGACTTGTAATGAGACTTCGGTAACAGCAAACGGAAAGGAGCCGTAGCAAACGCGTAGGAAGGTGGAAAGAACGTTAACGTTGACGGTGGACAAGCGCAGCGAACCGCTAGCTGAATCTCACCTGCATGATTTTAGAGCTAtaaatagtaaataaaaaaaattataaaaaaaaatctttaaatgaCTATATTCATTGTTTTATTGGGATGTGCCAAGATCCGGCCATGCTCACCTGTTGTCTTTAAACCTTCTTTCCCTAACACCACGATCGGATAAGAACCAGTGTAGATCCTGTTCCATTGAAGTAAACTCAATGGGATCCTCACTTTCCCGAGCGGGACATGGTCGCCGTCATTCATACTTAAGATGTGATGGTTGTCGTAGACTCCAAGCGTTAAGACAGTATACTTCTCGTATATGTCCCAAGAATACTGCTCGTTCCACTTAGGCGACTTGTTATTGACCATGGTTCGAGTCCTGGCCCATTTATTACCATACTTGGCCACAACATAAGCGTTCCTTTGCTTTTCCACGTTTTTCGCGGGTGTTAAACCGGTTGCACCAAGAATACCAACTTCTAATTTCCCTAACGTACCGGGCCATAACCCTTTTGCGAAAGCTCGGTAATCGCTACAGTATTGGGTGCTTTCATCAAATACATGGTAGGACTGATCAGTTGCTAGCTTCATCTTGAGTCTGCAGGAGAACCGCCTCGTGTCGCCTTCCGGTATGATCTTACCGCCTGGTTCAACGTCGTAGAACAGAGCCGATGCGGCTCCTGGAACTTTAAGCGCTGTCATCTCTGATAGCTTCTTTTCTAATGTCCCTATGCATTGTTGGTGAGGGGGGCCTTTGCCGATAAGATcccaaagttcaaatttgacCGTTCCTTCTAACGACTCTGATGCTACAAAGATGAGGTCTTGGTTCCAAGACGGGTTCTCGCTTTCGATTGGCTTGGTTTTTAAACAGACTTCACCTGTAAGGTTTTCATTTAGAATTGCCCTCACGTAAACGTTAGGTGTTCGTTTTGCATCGCTAGCAAGCAAATCATGGCCTGAAACAATCGTAACCCTAACGTAACAGAGCCTTGGAGCTAGGTAGAGTTTAGGTCGCGTGTTTTTCACGTATTTAGCACTGACAAGAGACGCCTCGGCAAACCAAGCGTTTGAGTAAACCTCATCGGCTTGTGTACCGAACCAAACCGACATCAGCAACTCCATGTGGTAACCTTCCACAGTGCTCGGTATAGGGTACCACTGAGGAGCCATTCTTGCATCGGGAGGAACCCTAGACGGAATATCAGCAGCCACCTTGAAGTTTTGCTTGCCGATCAAGGTATTGTTAGGAAACTGACCGTCTTTTAGGGCAACGGACAAGACATCAGCTGTAGATTTGTCGAAAGCAAAGACTTGGTTCCAGGCCCCGTCTGGTCCCACTGGTAGATCTCTGGTAGAGGATTGGTAGTTGCCGAGAGTGATCTCAACGATAGGGATACATGCGTGGGTGATAGGGTTTAGGACAGATTTGTTGATGGTTTTGATTACTTCTACGTAAAGAAACTCCATTGGCTCGACGAGGTCATATGAAGAAGTTGGGCCGTTAGGGTTTCGAGTTCCTCTTTCTCCTCCGAGCTTCGGAGAGATTTTCTTAACGGTGTACTGAGCCATCTCTGTAACAAAACCAAGAGATAGAAGAGAGATGAATACAAAGAACAAAatgattctatatacacaaataaattttagaaattgaGGAAACACGTTGAATTGGTTAATATTGCTGAAAGACCTAACTTGGACGCTAAACAAGAGTCATATTACTACTGAACATAAATCCTCTTAATTCTTGACCCTTTGACCACTAACAGATTAGAACTTCTGAGTTACTTCTTGCACAAGAAAGATCATCAAGagtaataagaaaaaaactaatgatGACGAACCTTTCTCTGCTG
The nucleotide sequence above comes from Brassica napus cultivar Da-Ae chromosome A9, Da-Ae, whole genome shotgun sequence. Encoded proteins:
- the LOC106363655 gene encoding uncharacterized protein LOC106363655 isoform X2: MRKEGNQDKARAFPKWVCQKCHHSLTIVGVDSYAAEFLTDSLTPQCNSLQSTELTVFFANSKGSREQHSTREMLQTPPFKIENDKVDTYSVTQSFNRLFALSCISSWFLVRQARRSWL
- the LOC106363655 gene encoding uncharacterized protein LOC106363655 isoform X1 — protein: MRKEGNQDKARAFPKWVCQKCHHSLTIVGVDSYAAEFLTDSLTPQQCNSLQSTELTVFFANSKGSREQHSTREMLQTPPFKIENDKVDTYSVTQSFNRLFALSCISSWFLVRQARRSWL
- the LOC106363656 gene encoding FT-interacting protein 3-like; the encoded protein is MAQYTVKKISPKLGGERGTRNPNGPTSSYDLVEPMEFLYVEVIKTINKSVLNPITHACIPIVEITLGNYQSSTRDLPVGPDGAWNQVFAFDKSTADVLSVALKDGQFPNNTLIGKQNFKVAADIPSRVPPDARMAPQWYPIPSTVEGYHMELLMSVWFGTQADEVYSNAWFAEASLVSAKYVKNTRPKLYLAPRLCYVRVTIVSGHDLLASDAKRTPNVYVRAILNENLTGEVCLKTKPIESENPSWNQDLIFVASESLEGTVKFELWDLIGKGPPHQQCIGTLEKKLSEMTALKVPGAASALFYDVEPGGKIIPEGDTRRFSCRLKMKLATDQSYHVFDESTQYCSDYRAFAKGLWPGTLGKLEVGILGATGLTPAKNVEKQRNAYVVAKYGNKWARTRTMVNNKSPKWNEQYSWDIYEKYTVLTLGVYDNHHILSMNDGDHVPLGKVRIPLSLLQWNRIYTGSYPIVVLGKEGLKTTGEIQLAVRCACPPSTLTFFPPSYAFATAPFRLLLPKSHYKSPLGFPQTDQLRELAVGVNCQNLARTEPPLRTEVVKDMLSPKNNNFSMRKTKANVARLYDFYTWLSSKYGRLDAEVRSTTDNTPKWITFAVCFCVLWLLPPLTLGLVVYLYPYCLVSFSVYVMIKVLVEYYKTRNGTGPPPPLVLFDVKLSRLEKLDDTQALDEVAEEFDATSAVDPAVLKMRYDRLKAMGAEVMVFSGEAASQFERFHALWVLCTSNAVVLICVLALLYPVLLVYYYFSLESLVKVFITVFVFKWVNFTFNRLDLPSAFKNFFRRLPNKEHLMM